A DNA window from Solirubrobacterales bacterium contains the following coding sequences:
- the murJ gene encoding murein biosynthesis integral membrane protein MurJ, translating into MPGEDQIHDRSRASESGGGRRLALSTAIFSFATALSRVAGLIREIVAAVAFGVTGAVSAFTVAFNVPNLVRSLFADAALQAAFVPVFTELLDRGERKEAFKVASTLFYLIVAVLGLITIGFIIAAPWIMPLFAFGLDDQYKDLMIGLSRVLFPSVVLLGVTGLFAGILNALDHFAVPAIAPLFWNVVIILSIVLITPYLAEGDRIYAYAIGVLLGTIVQMLMPIPVLRRKLGGEEFGRSFDWRNKNVHRVLILMMPVAIGLGLINFDVAVNNLVGSLVSDEAPAAIDKAFRIFMLPQGIFSVAIATVLFPTLSRFAARQDFNGLRHTMANGVRQMFMVLVPSAAIIAVLATPIVKLVFQHGKFDAADTELVATALFWFTFSLPFHGANLLYTRTFFSLQRPWLTTLLALGSLSTNLIASLVLYKTFGIAGVVGATAIATLGMMIAQAMVLRKPLGGVEGRETIVAFFKIVLASVPLALVSYGLWYALDSALGDAIVAQSVSLGVALIAGGATYAAAVYALRIEEARQVSRLIVGRLRR; encoded by the coding sequence ATGCCTGGAGAAGACCAGATTCACGACCGTTCGCGGGCGTCTGAGTCAGGCGGAGGCCGCAGACTGGCGCTCTCCACGGCGATTTTCTCCTTTGCGACGGCTCTCTCGCGCGTCGCTGGCCTGATCCGCGAAATCGTCGCCGCGGTCGCCTTCGGCGTGACCGGCGCAGTCTCTGCGTTCACCGTCGCATTCAACGTCCCGAACCTCGTGCGTTCGCTTTTCGCCGACGCCGCGTTGCAGGCAGCATTCGTGCCGGTGTTCACGGAGCTGCTCGACCGCGGCGAGCGCAAAGAGGCGTTCAAGGTTGCGAGCACGCTTTTCTACCTGATCGTCGCCGTTCTGGGTTTGATCACGATCGGCTTCATCATCGCGGCCCCGTGGATCATGCCGCTCTTCGCCTTCGGTCTTGATGATCAGTACAAGGACCTGATGATAGGGCTCTCGCGCGTGCTCTTCCCAAGCGTCGTGCTGCTGGGTGTGACTGGTCTTTTCGCTGGAATTCTCAACGCGCTCGACCACTTTGCCGTGCCGGCGATCGCACCGTTGTTCTGGAACGTTGTGATCATCCTTTCGATCGTCCTGATCACGCCGTATCTGGCCGAAGGTGACCGGATCTACGCGTACGCGATCGGCGTGCTTCTGGGCACGATCGTCCAGATGCTGATGCCAATCCCCGTGCTCCGCCGAAAGCTTGGCGGGGAGGAGTTCGGAAGATCGTTCGACTGGCGAAACAAGAACGTGCATCGCGTGCTCATCCTGATGATGCCGGTTGCGATCGGTCTCGGACTGATCAACTTCGACGTCGCGGTGAACAACCTCGTCGGATCGCTCGTCAGCGACGAAGCGCCAGCGGCGATCGACAAGGCTTTCCGCATCTTCATGCTCCCGCAGGGGATCTTCAGCGTCGCGATCGCAACAGTGCTGTTTCCCACGCTCTCGCGATTTGCGGCGCGACAAGACTTCAATGGACTGCGCCACACGATGGCCAACGGCGTGCGGCAGATGTTCATGGTGCTCGTGCCGTCGGCGGCGATCATCGCGGTGCTCGCAACACCGATAGTCAAGCTCGTTTTTCAACACGGAAAGTTCGATGCGGCCGACACCGAACTCGTTGCGACCGCTCTGTTCTGGTTCACGTTCAGCCTGCCGTTCCACGGAGCAAATCTGTTGTACACCCGGACGTTCTTCTCTCTCCAGCGGCCGTGGCTGACCACACTCCTCGCGCTCGGGAGTCTTTCGACAAACCTGATCGCATCGCTGGTGCTCTACAAAACCTTCGGGATCGCCGGCGTCGTCGGCGCTACCGCCATCGCGACGCTCGGCATGATGATCGCGCAAGCGATGGTGTTGCGCAAACCGCTGGGCGGAGTCGAAGGGCGAGAGACGATCGTCGCCTTCTTCAAGATTGTGCTTGCGTCGGTGCCGCTCGCGCTCGTGAGTTACGGCCTCTGGTACGCGCTCGATTCCGCGCTGGGCGACGCGATCGTGGCTCAGTCTGTCTCGCTGGGAGTGGCCCTTATTGCCGGCGGCGCGACCTACGCTGCAGCGGTCTACGCGCTTCGCATCGAAGAGGCCCGACAAGTATCCCGGCTGATAGTCGGCCGTCTGCGCCGATAA
- the holA gene encoding DNA polymerase III subunit delta, with protein sequence MAELKRAYLFHGDDEVKIDQARGRLAARAQADGSTFESISGDALTPENFAMVLTSPSLLPGTRIILADGIEAWMAADVGPAADAVALLAGGEIDAVAVMICRKKPLKAILDAVEIASGEVREFKPPSDGELPGWLVAQAKGLGVELEPNAAALLVEIVGKPQRGVARSKMWSPKRRLLSELEKLATTAGPGGTIDSELVADGVRGESTAEVFALTDHAISGNRDAAVRDAEKLLAAGEPPARIVAMLARSFGQVQTAAALSEAGRGGDLTEKAGIQPWLAKKLMAQANQRGGSSLRDALIELARLDNAVKGGSALDSETELLRSIETITQ encoded by the coding sequence ATGGCAGAGCTCAAGCGCGCATACCTCTTTCACGGCGACGATGAAGTGAAGATCGATCAGGCGCGAGGGCGCTTGGCGGCCCGCGCGCAGGCCGACGGTTCGACGTTCGAATCGATCAGCGGAGACGCGCTCACGCCCGAGAACTTTGCGATGGTGCTGACCTCGCCGAGCCTGCTCCCTGGCACGCGGATCATCCTTGCGGATGGAATCGAGGCCTGGATGGCTGCTGATGTCGGGCCGGCCGCAGACGCCGTTGCGCTTCTGGCCGGCGGAGAGATCGACGCAGTCGCCGTGATGATCTGCCGGAAGAAGCCGCTCAAGGCAATCCTCGATGCCGTCGAAATCGCATCCGGCGAAGTCCGTGAATTCAAGCCGCCCTCTGACGGCGAGCTGCCCGGATGGCTCGTTGCTCAGGCCAAGGGTCTTGGCGTGGAGCTAGAGCCCAACGCCGCAGCGCTGCTTGTCGAGATTGTCGGCAAACCGCAGAGGGGCGTTGCAAGGTCAAAGATGTGGAGCCCGAAGCGCAGATTGCTCAGTGAGCTCGAGAAGCTCGCCACGACCGCAGGCCCCGGCGGGACGATCGATTCTGAGCTCGTCGCCGATGGCGTACGCGGCGAGTCAACTGCGGAGGTGTTCGCCCTGACCGATCACGCCATCTCTGGAAACCGGGACGCAGCGGTCCGCGACGCCGAGAAGCTGCTCGCCGCAGGCGAGCCGCCGGCGCGTATCGTGGCGATGCTCGCGCGATCTTTCGGCCAGGTGCAGACTGCGGCAGCACTCAGCGAGGCCGGCCGCGGTGGCGATCTGACGGAGAAAGCCGGAATCCAACCGTGGCTTGCAAAGAAGCTGATGGCCCAGGCGAATCAACGCGGCGGAAGTTCGCTGCGTGATGCGCTGATCGAATTGGCAAGGCTGGACAACGCCGTCAAGGGCGGAAGCGCGCTCGACAGCGAGACCGAGCTCTTGCGCTCGATCGAAACCATCACCCAATAA
- the rpsT gene encoding 30S ribosomal protein S20, translating to MANIKSQQKRILRAERERDENRRYTSAIKTYFRRLEAAVEGGNAEQADADHKILVSKIDKAVKRGSIHRNNGARKKARAARTRSKLSA from the coding sequence ATGGCAAACATCAAGTCACAACAGAAGCGCATCCTTCGCGCAGAGCGCGAGCGCGACGAGAATCGTCGATACACCTCGGCGATCAAGACCTACTTCCGTCGCCTCGAGGCCGCAGTCGAAGGTGGCAACGCCGAACAGGCAGACGCCGATCACAAGATCCTCGTTTCCAAGATCGACAAGGCCGTCAAGCGCGGCTCGATCCACCGCAACAACGGCGCCCGCAAGAAGGCACGCGCAGCGCGCACTCGCTCGAAGCTTTCCGCCTGA